The Helicobacter ganmani nucleotide sequence CACTGTGGCGTATGGACAATTTAGCACTTTTATTAATGAGTGGCTAGGCTTTAAAGATCCCAGGAAGTTAGATTCTAAACTTATAGGTGGAATAAGGGCTAAAAAACTTTATGAGACAGGTTTAATTAAAGATTATATTTTGGAAATTTCTACAATAGATAAAAAAAGGGCTTTAGAAATTTCAAGTTTTTATTTTGATTTAGAATCTAGCATTCAAAACCTCATAGATTCTATAAATCTTGGTGGCAAAGTGTTTTTTATCGTGGGCAATCGTAGAGTAAAAAATATAGAACTTCCTACCGATAGATTTATCGCTGAAGTTTTTTGCAACAATGGCTTTACGCATTTACAAACCATTAAGCGAAAAATTTCTAACAAATCAATGCCACTTCAAAATTCCCCAACAAACAAAGCTGGGGTTCTCTCACGCACAATGAATGAGGAATACATTGTAATATGCAAGAAGAGGGATTTAGGAAAATGCAAAAATCATATAGAGATAAAATCGCAAATTGCAGAAATTAAATGATAAGGATTCCAATGCAAACAAACAAAACAAAGAGTATAGAGGTTTTAAAGCAGCTCATCACTTATCCCACAATCACGCCGCAAGAATGTGGAATCTACGCGTATATTAAAGAGATTTTACACGATTTTGAGGTTTTGGAGTTTGACAAAGAGAGAGTAAAGAATCTTTTTTTGTATAAGGATTTAAGTGCGCAAAATGCAGAATCTCATAGGAGCAAAAAAACACATTTGTGCTTTGCGGGGCATATTGATGTTGTGCCACCGGGCGAGGGTTGGGCGAGTGAGCCTTTTAGCCCCACCATAAAGGAGGGATTCCTCTATGGCAGGGGTGCGCAGGATATGAAAGCGGGGGTGGCGGCTTTTTTGTGTGCGATTCGGGAGTTTGTGGATTGTGTGGAATCGCAAAACTTACAAGCCTCTACTAAGGGCGCAAATGCGGAATCGCAAAACACAACAAGCGAAGTTTCAGACTATGGATTACCACAACTTGATGAATCAAGTCTTGCAACGACACAAGAGCAGGATTCTAGCGATTCTACAAGATTACAAGGCTTTAAGGGGATTTTATCGGTGCTTCTTACAAGCGATGAGGAGGGAGCGGCGATTTTTGGGACAAAATATACTTTAGAATGCCTTAAAGAGAGGGATTTGCTGCCTGATTTTGCAATCGTTGCCGAGCCTACAAGCGTGGCGAAATTTGGCGATATGATAAAAGTCGGAAGACGTGGCTCTATCAATGGAATCTTAAGAGTATTTGGCAAACAAGGGCATGTGGCGTATCCTAAAAAATGCGTGAATCCTGTGGAGCTGATTGCGCCCTACCTTTCACAAATCGCAGGATATGAGCTAGACAAAGGAAGTGCGGAGTTTGAGCCAAGTAAGCTTGTGATTACGGATATTCGCGGGGGGTTGGAAGTCGTGAATGTTACGCCTAATGACTTAAAAATAATGTTTAATGTGCGAAATTCTACGCAGACAAGTTTAGAGGATTTGCGCCAATATTTAGAAAACTTACTCTCCAAGATTCCGCATTCTTTGGAATTAAATCAAAGTTCTAAGCCTTTTTTGACAAACAAACAAAGCCGCATTGTGCAAAGAATCGCAAAGGTTTTAGAATCCAAAAACGGCTTTGCTCCGGAGTTTAGCACAAGTGGTGGCACAAGTGATGCGCGGTATTTTGCGGAATATGGAGTGAGCGTAGTGGAATGTGGCGTGTGCAACGATAGCATTCATTCCATTAACGAGCGTGTGCGTTTGAGTGAGGTAGAATCGCTCCAAAATGTTTTTTTGACTTTGTTAGCACAATGGAATCTCTAAAACAATATAAATGTGCCTTTGCGAGAAATGAACGTAGTAAATGACAAAGTAAGCCATAATCATATAAAATCTCGTCTGTAAAAGACGCAGTAGCAAATGCAAAACTTACCCGCAAGGACGCAGGTGAGTTATTTCTTTTGCTCTTGCTGTGCAAGCAATTTTTCAATTTCTGCGATTCGCTTGGAATCGTTTGGGTGAGTAGAGAGGAAGTCAGAAGGGTTTTTCTCGCCATTTTTTGACATTTTCTGCCAAAAGCTAATAGCGGCTTTGGGATTGTAACCTGCTTTTTGCATTAAAAGAATACCCGCTTTATCCGCTTCTAGCTCGTGAGAACGACTAAAAGGCAACATTACGCCTACATTGCTTCCTATGCTGTAAGCTTGATTGAAAAGATTGCTATATCCAGGTGCTGCAGAACCTATGATAACCCCCAATAATCCCCCTCCGATTTGTTGAAGCGTCTGCATACTCATTCGTTCTGCTCCGTGTCGCAGAATCGTGTGGGCAATCTCGTGAGATAATACGACAGCAAGTTCATCATCACTTGCAACAAGGGGCATTAATCCTGTATAAACAAACACCTTACCCCCAGGCAAACAAAAGGCATTAACTTGCTCGTCCTCTAAAAGATAAAATTCCCAAACAAAATCCGGACGCTCCGCGACATCTGCGATTCTTTGTCCAACGCGCTGAATCATTTGTGCTTGTTTTTGGTTATTGCTGACTTTGGATTGTTGTAAAACTTGTTTTGCACTTTGTTCTCCTAATGCGATTTCTTCTTGGCTATTCAAAAGCATTAATTGCGAACGATTTGTAAGAGCAGTAGAAGAGCAGGCACTAAAAGACATGCAAGCTATCAAAGCAATGAAACTGCACAATAAATGTTTTCTCATAAATTCTCCTTAGTGCAATTTGTGAAATATTGAAATATATTGTATAAAAATTCTGCTAAAATTAAATAAAGACTTAATATTTGATTGAATTTGATTTAAATCGGATTTATTTTTGAGAAAAAATTGTAGAATTACTCTTGAAATCAAATGATTAAAAGGCGGAATTTGAATGCCAAGTCTGCAAAATAAGGAGAAATAATGTTTATTTTAAATAATCTAAAAGTTGGGGTTAAATTAATTTGCTTGATGTTAATTCCTCTGATTACCCTAATTGCCTTTTCGCTTGTTTTAGTCAGCGAACGTTATCGGATTGCACAGGAATCTGCGTTGCTAAAGCATGGTGTAACATTAGCAACTAAGATTTCTCTCGTGATTCACGAATTGCAAAAAGAGCGCGGAACTTCGGCTGGATTTTTGGGTTCAAAAGGTCAAGACTTCAAAGAGGCTCTACAAAATCAACGAAAATTAAGCGACGAAAAAATCAAAGAATTGCACGATTTTTTGCAGGAGTTTAATTTGCAAACTTATCCAAAAAATATTCAAGATTCTTTAAAAATTTCTCTTGATAGAATGGGGCAAATCAATGGGATTCGGCAGGGAGTGGATTCCTTAAATGTTAAAGTGGGAGATATTTTGGGTTATTACACAGGCACGATTGCTTCTAATATTCAATCCATTGTGGAAATTATCAATATTAGCACAAATGACCAAATCACAAGGAATCTCCTCGCCTATGTGAATTTTTTGAATGCAAAAGAAAATGCAGGACAAGAACGCGCCGTGCTTTCTAATACCTTTGGAGCGGATAAGTTTGCAGCAGGTATTTATAATCGTTTTATCGCTTTAACGATTGCGCAAAATATTTTCTTAGAAGATTTTAAACGTTATGCAAGTAGCGGAGATTATCAGTATTATCTTAAAATAACTGAAGATAAGAGTTTTTCTGAAGTGGAAAGAATGCGTAAAATTGCAATGGAACATTTTATAGATGGGGGATTTGGGGTTAAAGCAACTTATTGGTTTGGCACTATTACACAGAAAATCAATCTACTAAAAAATGTTGAAGATAGATTAGCAAAAGGCTTAATGGAACAAATTACAAAGATTGAAAAAGCAAATTTTTTTAGCTTTTGGTTTATGCTTAGTATTGCAAGTGTTGTAGTAATCCTTACTTTGGTAGTAGGTTATTTGATTGCGCATAGTATTACCTTTAGGATTCGTTTAATGCGAAAATATCTAGTTGAATTAAAGAATACAAAAGACATCAGTAAAAAATTTGTGGTTACAAAAAGTTCCGATGAAATAGGCGTAATCCAACAAGCAATGAATGATTTTCTTGAGGCAATTCGGCAAATTTTCTTACAATTAGCTCCACAAAGCAAAGAAAATTTGCAAACTTCCAAGAATTTGCTTGATAGTGCTAAAGAAGTTTCAGGACGCACACAAGAGGGGTTTGAGTTGTCCAATCAGACGGAAATAACTGGTAAAGAAGTAGGGAAAAAGCTAGAGGATAATATCCAAAAAACCAATGCGACAATGCACGATGTGCTTGCGGCAAAAGAGGAATTAGACAATGCGTCCCATACGATTGCGAATTTCACCCAAAACATCTCACAAGACGCACAAATGCAAGAAGATTTGGTGCATAATGTTTCTTTGCTAGACAAAGAAGCGCAAAATATTAAAGGAATCTTAGGCGCGATTGATGATATTGCCTCGCAAACGAATCTTTTGGCTTTGAATGCTGCGATTGAAGCGGCGCGTGCGGGAGAACACGGCAGAGGATTCGCTGTGGTGGCTGATGAAGTGCGACAACTTGCAGAAAGGACGCAAAAGTCTCTTAACGAGATTGACGCAATTATCAATACAATCGTGCAGTCTATCAGCGGAGTAAGTAGTCAAATTACACAAAATGCAAAAAGCTTTTATCATATTGTAGAAGAATCACAAAGTATTCAAGAAACAATTTCCTCTGTGGTAGAAAAAATCAAAATTATCAGCACTCTAGCGCAAGAAACGATTGACAGCTCTTCAGTGCTAAGTAAGGATACTGAAATGCTTTTAGAAAACAATAAAACGCTTAATCAAAATCTTCAAGGAATCGCAAGTGAGATGAATAGAATCTCATCAGTTTCTAATGAGTTAGAAAGCCGAGCGGTAGAAATGGAGAATAAAATTAATGAATTTAGGTTCTAAAAAGGATTTGCTTGAAAGATATTTTTGAAAAATTAATGTGGAATGCGCGGCTTTTTATTATTTTAGCCGTCATTTTATCTCTTGTTGGTTCTATTTTATTGTTTATCGTTGCGAGTGTAGATATACTCAAAGTCGCAAAGCAAACCTATTTGTATTATATTGGTTCATTGGGGGCAGACGCGGATATTCATCATCTTTTGCTAAATGTAATTATTATGGCAGTGGATTTGTATTTGATTGCAGTGGTGCTGTTGATTTTTTCCTTTGGGCTTTATGAATTGTTTATCGCAAAGATTCAAATTAAAGATGAAAATAATTCCAAAGTGCTAGAGATTCATACCCTAGACCAATTAAAAGATAAGCTCGCAAAAGTCATCGTAATGGCTTTGATTGTAGCATTTTTCTCTAAAGTGCTGAATATGGGAATGAAAAATACGCAAGATATGCTGTTTTTTGCGATTTCTATTTTGGCACTTGCTGTGGGATTGTATTTTCTGCACAAAGACTCTAAGCATTAAAAGGCATTTAATGTATAAATTGTTTCAATTTTACCTTGAGATTCTATTTAAAAGCGGAATCGTAATGCTGTTTTTCGCAACTTTTGCAAATGCGCAATCCTTGAAAGAAATCCAATCTTTTAGCGCGGATTTTACACAAACTTTGTATTCCTTTGAAGAGAATGCACAAAATCAAATTGTCTATAAAGGCAAAATCCAAGCACTTGCACCTGCAAGTGTGCGGTGGAGTTATACTAGCCCGATTCCTAAAGAGATTTTTATCCAAGAGGGAACAATGATTATCTATGAGCCGAAGTTAAAACAAGCAATTTTTACGCGACTACAAGAAAATATGAATTTGCTTTATTTACTGCAAAATGCGCAAAAAATTACAGAAAATCACTACGAGGCAGTGATTTTGAAGCAAAAATATGATTTATATTTGGAGAATGGAATCCCAAAACAAATTAGTTTCAAGGATTCTTTAAACAATAAAATTGAAATTTTATTTGAGAATATCAAAGTCAATTCCACAATAGAATCTCATATTTTTGACTTTCAACCAAAAAGTGAAATAGATATTATTTATAATTAAATGTGTAAAAAAATAGCAAATTTTAAAATTTTTGCAAAAATTTAAATTTTTTTTACACTTTTTTAAAAAAGTTCGTTAAAATAGATAGAATTTGATTTTTTTAAGGAGTATGTATGGGAACGATTACATTAATCAACAATGAAACAGGTGAAAAGTTTGATTTTGACCTTATTAACTGCACGCGCGGTCCTAAGGCAGTAGATTTTAGCAAATTATTCGAACGTGCGAATATTTTTTCTTACGACCCCGGGTATGGTTCAACCGCAGGTTGTGAATCCACAATTAGCTATATAGATGGTAAAAATGGGCAATTACTTTACAAAGGAATCCCAGTTGAAGAGATTGTTGAAAAATATAAATTTACAGATGTGGCAAAATTGCTTATCACAGGAGAAGCTCCAAAGAATGAACAAGAATCCAAAGAATTTGATTTAGAGTTGCGTCATAGAGCTTTTTTGCACGAGGGTTTGATTAATATCTTTAGCGCATTTCCTGATGGAGGACACCCTATGGCAAACTTAAGTTCTGCTGTTGCAGCACTTTCTACTTTCCATTTTGACCACAAGGAAATGGACGACGAGGAAGATTATCAAACAATGGCACGTAGAATCATCGCAAAAATTACGACTTTGGTTGCTTTTTCCTATCGTAATTCTATTGGTGCACCTTTGATTTATCCCGATGTAAGTCGTAGCTATGTAGAGAATTTCCTCTATATGTTGCGTGCGTATCCTGGAGGAAGACTTAAATATACTCTGAAAGGAGAGGAAGAAATCTCCGCACTTGAGGTAGAGGCGTTGGATAAAATCTTTACCCTCCACGCAGACCACGGACAAAATGCTTCTACAACAACAGTGCGCAATGTCGCTTCCACAGGCGTGCATCCTTATGCGGCAATTTCTGCTGGAATCAATGCACTTTGGGGACCTGCACACGGTGGAGCAAATGAGAAAGTTTTGGTGCAGTTAGAGCAAATTGGCGATGTAAAAAATGTAGATAAGTTTGTCGCAAAAGCAAAGGATAAAAGTGATTCCTTTAGATTAATGGGGTTTGGACATCGTGTTTATAAGAGCTATGACCCTCGCGCAAAAGCTATTAAGGCTTTAAAAGATGAGTTAAACAAAAAAGGTATTACAATGAATGCGCGTTTAAGCGAAATTGCGGAGAAACTAGAAGAAGTCGCTTTGAATGACGATTATTTCAAAGAAAGAAATCTTTATCCCAATGTAGATTTTTATAGTGGAATCATTTTGACTGCATTAAAGATTCCTGTGCAGCTTTTTACTCCAATGTTTGTGATTGGTAGAATGCCGGGTTGGTGTGCGCAAGTGATGGAACACATTAAAAATCCACACGCTAGAATCACGCGTCCAAGACAAGTTTATCTAGGTAAGTAGGATTCGGTAAGGGTTGTTTTATTTTTTGTTGGGTAGAATTGCCAATTTATTTTTAATTTTAATGTATTAGGAAAATCAATGCAAAATACAAATTGGAATCCAAAGAGTTGGAGAGACAAAATTGCCCTTCAGCAACCCATTTATGAAGATTTAAATGCGCTAGAAGCCATTGAAAAAAAACTTAGCAAATATCCTCCTTTGGTTTTTGCTGGTGAGGCAAGAACTCTTAAATCTCGTTTGGCAAAAGTTTCCAAAGGTGAGGCATTTTTGCTTCAAGGTGGCGATTGTGCGGAGAGTTTTGCAGATTTTAATGCGATTCGTATTCGGGATTTATTCAAAGTCATCTTGCAAATGGCGGTTGTGCTAACCTATGCGGGAGCTTGTCCAATTGTAAAGGTCGGGAGATTGGCAGGACAATTTGCCAAGCCGCGTTCAAGCGATACAGAAACTTCTAATGGCATCACATTGCCTAGTTATCGTGGGGATATTATCAATGGTATTGCCTTTGAGAAGGCTGCAAGAGAAGCAGATCCTAAACGAATCTTGCAGGCATATAATCAATCCGCAGCTACGCTTAACTTGATTCGCGCCTTTGCGCAAGGAGGTTTAGCAGATTTAAATCAAGTGCAAAAATGGAATCTTAATTTTGTCAATAGTGCGCAAAGCGAACGATTCCAAAATATGGCAGATAAAATTACACAAGCCCTAGCTTTTATGGAGGCTTGTGGAATCACTGCGCAAAATACTCCCACTCTCCACGAAACAGAGTTTTTTACTTCGCACGAAGCCTTATTATTAAATTATGAGGAGGCTTTGACGCGAAAAGACCATTTAACAAATAAATGGTATGATTGTTCAGCACATATGTTGTGGATTGGTGAGCGGACAAGGAATCTTGATGGCGCACATTTAGAGTTTTTGCGTGGTGTAGAAAATCCATTGGGTGTGAAAATTGGACCTCAAGCAAGCAGGGAAGATATTTTGGGTATTTGCGAGATTCTAAATCCTCAAAATGAAGAGGGACGTTTAAATTTCATCATTCGTATGGGTGCAGAAGTCATCAAGGATAAATTGCCAAAACTATTGGAATCCATCAAAAAGGAAGGGCGAGAAATTGTTTGGAGCATTGACCCAATGCACGGCAACACTATCAAGGCTAGCAATGGCTATAAAACACGATCTTTTGATAGTATTTTAGATGAAATGAAAGCGTTTTTTGAGATACACAGAAGTATTGGTACTTACGCTGGAGGCGTGCATTTGGAAATGACAGGAGAAGATGTTACAGAATGTGTAGGTGGTATGCAAGCAATTACAGAAGAAAATTTAGGTTGTAACTATAACACGCAATGCGACCCGCGTCTTAATGCAAGTCAAGCAGTAGAGCTTTCATTTTTGATTGCCGATATTCTAAAGAAGCGTAGGGTGTAGGACTACGATAATATTTCAAAGCCCATTATAGCAATGATTTTTAGCAAGACAATTAGCGGTTACCAAGTTTATCTTAAAGAGAACAAAGCAATTTATGAAAATATTTTTAACGATTATTTAAACGATTGCCTAAAGATTATCCAAGTTTTTAAAAATACTAAAGAATCGCAGGTATTTTTGATTGCTTCTAGCGGGGGGGGGGGGGATTAATAAGAAGTATATTGTTAAAATTTTTTCTCCCCAAAGCAAGAAAAAAGAGCGGTTTATAAAATCTTTTTTCAAGGGCGATTATTATTTAAATTTATTAAAAGAAACACAACGCATTCGCGGTGATGGTTTTGTAGGTGTAAATGATTTTTATCTTTTAGCGGAGAAAAAAGTTTTTAATTATTCTAATATTTTTATAATGATTTTGGAGTATATTGAAGGAGAATGTATTTCCAATATTATTTTGAATGATGAGATAAAAACCAAGATTAAAGCTAAAGTAGAGGAATTGCATCGTCATAATATGGTAATGGGGGATATTCAAACAAGTAATTTTATTTTATCTCACGGAGAGATAAGAATCATTGACTGCTCGGGCAAATATCCTAATGCTTATCGCAAAGCAGAGGATAGATTCAATTTATGGAATCGCTTAGGGATTGCTCCAACTACAACAGATTTTTATTGTTTTCTTGTTTCCTATGAGAAATTTTTAAAGCAGCAAATAAGGTTATTGAAAAGAAAAATTTTATACAAAATCAATCCTTTACACTTGGCAAAATAGAATCTCTTTTGAAATATTAAATATTTTTAATCTTTTATAAAAATTTATTAAAAATAGCTAAAATTATGTTACAATGTCGCTAATTTTTAATTTAAGAATAAGGAAAAAGGAATGCGAATTTTAATCGTTGAAGATGAAATCAGTCTTAATAAGACAATCACAGAAGGTTTGAATGAATTTAATTATCAAACCGATGTGGCAGAAAATTTAAAAGACGGAGAATATTATATCAGCATTCGTAATTATGATTTAGTGCTTGCAGATTGGATGTTGCCTGATGGTAGCGGACTTGAAATTATTAATCAGGTAAAAAATAAATCCCCACGCACTGCTGTTGTAATTATTTCTGCACGTGATGATGCAGAAAGTGAAGTGGAAGCACTACGAGCCGGAGCAGATGATTTTTTGGCTAAACCTTTCGATTTTAATGTATTGGTTGCAAGAATTGAAGCTCGTTTGCGTTTTGGTGGAACAAATTTAATTGAAATTGAAGACTTAGTGATTAATCCTGATGAAGAAAAAATAACTTATAAAAATCAAGAGATTGAACTAAAAGGCAAACCTTTTGAAGTGCTAACACATCTTGCGCGTCATCGCGACCAAATTGTTTCAAAAGAGCAGTTGTTAGATGCTATTTGGGAAGAGCCAGAGCTTGTAACTCCTAATGTTATTGAAGTCGCGATTAATCAAATCCGTCAAAAAATGGACAAACCGCTTAATATTGCTACGATTGAAACAGTAAGACGAAGAGGTTACAGATTTTGCTATCCAAAAGGAGTATAAGAGGAGATTATACTAAACAAATCACAATCTCTTTTATCGCCCTTTTGGCGATATTTTCTGTTGCACTTTATGCTTATCTTTATTTTAATACCTATGGAAACATTAAACAAAGCCTCCAAAATCAATTAAATCATATTTTAAAAAACAATATCAATTATAATGTTGGGCAAAGTTTTTATGTGCAAAATCTCAATCCGCTCCAAAAAGAAACTTGGCTCATTGAGGTTTTAGATAAAAAGATTCATCAAGATTTTTATACAAAAATAGAATCTCAAGGGAATGTTTATTTTTCTATTTCTTCTCCTTATAGAGTTAATAAAGCATTGAAAATTACAAAGGATATCACGCAAGAAGTTGGCTTTTTAGATTCCCTCTTGCGCAGTATTGTTTTGGTGATTTTTTTTGCTTTGATTTTGATTCAGCTCTTTGCGCTTGCTTTTTCAAATATTCTTTATAAGCCTATACAGAATCTTTCTACTACGCTTGGCAAGCTTAAAGAACACGATTTGGAATCTCTTAATAGTGAGAGTTTGCCGCTAGAATTTCATCCTTTGGTGCTTTCTATCAATAATCTTTTGGATAGAATTAAAAGCTATTTTGGAGGACAAAAACAGCTATTTATCGGAATCGCACACGAGCTTAAAACCCCTTTGGCGGTGATTAAGACCAAATGCGAAGTAACGCTTATTAAAGAAAGAGAGAAAGAAGTATATATTAATGCTTTAAAGGAGAATATTCAAAGCATTAATGAAATGAATGCAATCATTAAAACCTTGCTTGATTTGGGGAGACAAGAAAGTGCGCAGTTTGAGAAATCTAGCCTCGTAGATATTCATAAAATTTTACAAAATATTGCAGATAATTTCCAAATTCTTAGCAAAAAAGAAAATAAACAATTTATTTGCAAACTTGAAACAGGGGAACTTTTGGTTACGATTAAACCGACTCTTTTAACGCAAATTGTGCAGAATTTTTTACAAAATGCGTTTAAATTTACTCCTAAGGGCAAAAGCGTTTTGATGACAAGTCAAATTGTTCATCAAGAGATTCTAAGAATCGTTGTAATGGACGAGGGTTGTGGGATTGATTCTGAACTAGAAGATATTTATGCACCCTTTAAACGCTCGGGAAATAAGAGTGGTGCGGGGCTCGGGTTGTTTCTTGCAAAAAATGCAGCTAACGCTTTGGGAGGGAGCATTTCTCTTCAAAATCGTTTGGACACCAATGGCACGATTGCGACTTTTGAACTAAGAATCGCAAATCTAATAAAATAAGGAACAAAATTTGCTGCAACTCTAAATAAAGGAGTTTTTATGCAAAGGTTGATTTGGATTATATTGATTTTTATAAACTTTAGTTTTGCCTTGCCACAAGTAGAATTCAAAAACTCGTGTGTCCCTTTAGCCCAATTTTCAGAATCGCAAAAGCAAGTTTTGTTGCGCTCATATCTTGCGGGTGAACAAGATGGTTTTGGTTTAACGCTTGCAGCGATTGCTTGGCAGGAGTCTTGTGCGGGTGTTTATAAAATGAACTTCCAAGACCCAAGTGCCGGAAATTTTCACGCTTATATTCCCGGCGTAATTAATCGTTACCCACAACTCAAACAAAATGGTTTTACTCAAAATATGGTAGGTGCAATGTTGGTTGAAAACGATGCTTTTGCAGAACAGATTGCAATCATAGAACTTAAATATTGGCAAAAAGAACATAAGGGGAATTGGAAAAATATTATTAAATCTTATAACAAAGGGTATAGTTGGCAGAAAAATGAGCAGGCAAATTTACAGGCTGAAAAATATTATCAAGAAGTTGCTATTCGTGTGAAACAATTAGAATCTTATTTTAAAGGTAAAGAAGCTCAAGAAAATAGATTCAAAATATCGTATAATACTCAAACAACGCAGTCAAAAACTTGGGAGAAATCCCAAAATGCCACACAAACTCAATTAGAATCGCAGGATTATTATGCCTATGGAGAGGATTCCGTGAGTTATGATTCTACACTTTTACCAATCTATCAAGTGGGCAATGAGTTTGCCGAGCCTTTCAAACCCAAAAAGACTATTATCAAAGAGTTTGATTTGATTGAAATTTATTAAAATTAAATATAAATTCGCTACTATTCTTGTTTTATTAAGAGTTAGTAAGGAAGTGTATGCGAATAATTTTTATGGGAACGCCAGATTATGCGGCAATCATTTTGGAATCTCTATTGGTTCATTATGAAGTGTGTGCATTGGTGTGTCAAGAGGATAAAAAAGCGGGAAGAAATTTACATTTGCAAATGCCTGCAACAAAAAAATTATTGCTACAAAAGAATTCTAATATTCCAATCTTGCAACCTCATAAATTAGATGATGACTTTACAGAGATATTAAAAAGCTTTGCTTGTGATAAAATCATTGTCGCAGCTTATGGCAAGATTCTCCCCCAAAAGATTCTGAATCTTGCGCCTTGTATTAATCTGCACGCTTCCATTTTGCCACAATTTCGCGGTGCAAGCCCGATTCAGCAAAGTATTTTAAAAGATGAAAAATATTTTGGTGTTACTGCAATGCAGATGAGTGAGGGATTGGATTGTGGAGATATTTTGGGTTTTAAAGTTTTTCAAAACTCTCTTCAAAACGCTAGAGAGTTATTTGTAGAGATTGCAAAAGTTGCCGCAGATTTGATATTGGAATACTTGGAAAGATGGGAGTCTATAATGCCCTTGGAGCAAATTGGCGCAGATGCAAGTTATTGTAAAAAAATCAAAAAAGAATGGGGAGAAATCCTCTTTGATAATGCGGATTCTTTGGCTAGAAAAGCACGTGCCTATGAGGGGTGGCCAGAGATTTATTTGCC carries:
- the hsrA gene encoding homeostatic response regulator transcription factor HsrA, encoding MRILIVEDEISLNKTITEGLNEFNYQTDVAENLKDGEYYISIRNYDLVLADWMLPDGSGLEIINQVKNKSPRTAVVIISARDDAESEVEALRAGADDFLAKPFDFNVLVARIEARLRFGGTNLIEIEDLVINPDEEKITYKNQEIELKGKPFEVLTHLARHRDQIVSKEQLLDAIWEEPELVTPNVIEVAINQIRQKMDKPLNIATIETVRRRGYRFCYPKGV
- a CDS encoding sensor histidine kinase, producing MLSKRSIRGDYTKQITISFIALLAIFSVALYAYLYFNTYGNIKQSLQNQLNHILKNNINYNVGQSFYVQNLNPLQKETWLIEVLDKKIHQDFYTKIESQGNVYFSISSPYRVNKALKITKDITQEVGFLDSLLRSIVLVIFFALILIQLFALAFSNILYKPIQNLSTTLGKLKEHDLESLNSESLPLEFHPLVLSINNLLDRIKSYFGGQKQLFIGIAHELKTPLAVIKTKCEVTLIKEREKEVYINALKENIQSINEMNAIIKTLLDLGRQESAQFEKSSLVDIHKILQNIADNFQILSKKENKQFICKLETGELLVTIKPTLLTQIVQNFLQNAFKFTPKGKSVLMTSQIVHQEILRIVVMDEGCGIDSELEDIYAPFKRSGNKSGAGLGLFLAKNAANALGGSISLQNRLDTNGTIATFELRIANLIK
- a CDS encoding lipopolysaccharide core heptose(II) kinase RfaY, which codes for MIFSKTISGYQVYLKENKAIYENIFNDYLNDCLKIIQVFKNTKESQVFLIASSGGGGD
- a CDS encoding lipopolysaccharide core heptose(II) kinase RfaY encodes the protein MLLAGGGGINKKYIVKIFSPQSKKKERFIKSFFKGDYYLNLLKETQRIRGDGFVGVNDFYLLAEKKVFNYSNIFIMILEYIEGECISNIILNDEIKTKIKAKVEELHRHNMVMGDIQTSNFILSHGEIRIIDCSGKYPNAYRKAEDRFNLWNRLGIAPTTTDFYCFLVSYEKFLKQQIRLLKRKILYKINPLHLAK
- a CDS encoding methionyl-tRNA formyltransferase; this encodes MRIIFMGTPDYAAIILESLLVHYEVCALVCQEDKKAGRNLHLQMPATKKLLLQKNSNIPILQPHKLDDDFTEILKSFACDKIIVAAYGKILPQKILNLAPCINLHASILPQFRGASPIQQSILKDEKYFGVTAMQMSEGLDCGDILGFKVFQNSLQNARELFVEIAKVAADLILEYLERWESIMPLEQIGADASYCKKIKKEWGEILFDNADSLARKARAYEGWPEIYLPSGLKLKGIKIAESVSENIEGEILQITKERIRVGCKMGSIWIESLQAPSKKTMSAYQYLQGKRLKIGDILE
- a CDS encoding class II 3-deoxy-7-phosphoheptulonate synthase, giving the protein MQNTNWNPKSWRDKIALQQPIYEDLNALEAIEKKLSKYPPLVFAGEARTLKSRLAKVSKGEAFLLQGGDCAESFADFNAIRIRDLFKVILQMAVVLTYAGACPIVKVGRLAGQFAKPRSSDTETSNGITLPSYRGDIINGIAFEKAAREADPKRILQAYNQSAATLNLIRAFAQGGLADLNQVQKWNLNFVNSAQSERFQNMADKITQALAFMEACGITAQNTPTLHETEFFTSHEALLLNYEEALTRKDHLTNKWYDCSAHMLWIGERTRNLDGAHLEFLRGVENPLGVKIGPQASREDILGICEILNPQNEEGRLNFIIRMGAEVIKDKLPKLLESIKKEGREIVWSIDPMHGNTIKASNGYKTRSFDSILDEMKAFFEIHRSIGTYAGGVHLEMTGEDVTECVGGMQAITEENLGCNYNTQCDPRLNASQAVELSFLIADILKKRRV